From Rhodoferax sp. AJA081-3, the proteins below share one genomic window:
- the ndk gene encoding nucleoside-diphosphate kinase — protein sequence MTIERTLSIIKPDAVAKNVIGQIYARFEAAGLKVVAARMAHLSRGEAEAFYAVHKARPFFKDLVDFMISGPVMIQALEGENAILKHRDLMGATDPKKAAPGTIRADFADSIDANAVHGSDAAETAAVEIAFFFAGANVFSR from the coding sequence ATGACAATCGAACGCACTCTCTCCATCATCAAACCCGACGCCGTTGCCAAGAACGTCATCGGACAAATTTACGCCCGTTTCGAAGCAGCTGGCCTGAAGGTCGTTGCTGCTCGCATGGCGCATTTGTCCCGCGGCGAGGCAGAAGCTTTCTACGCGGTCCACAAGGCGCGTCCTTTCTTCAAAGACCTGGTGGATTTCATGATCTCCGGTCCTGTGATGATCCAGGCACTGGAAGGCGAAAACGCCATTCTGAAGCACCGTGACCTGATGGGCGCTACCGACCCCAAGAAAGCTGCGCCCGGAACCATCCGTGCCGACTTCGCCGACAGCATTGATGCCAACGCAGTGCACGGTTCCGACGCAGCAGAGACCGCCGCAGTCGAAATCGCGTTCTTCTTCGCTGGCGCGAACGTTTTTTCCCGTTAA